One region of Anaeromyxobacter paludicola genomic DNA includes:
- a CDS encoding YncE family protein, which produces MRWSLLACTLALAGCALAGRPPVSAPPLDGEGQLYVYLLPLAHEAGRLSFQIDGAAALLESGEAIPLTVLGPEVGGAEQPAPERLLAQGRLPRGKYVGLALTLSRPRLQSPEGRTDLLLEANPSRADVGFELRSGQALALEVSLDVATSLEAGFRFDPRFHAAVPALTPVALVGACVNTRSNDLTLFDLRTKRIGGYVALGQSPYGLALDAASSRAYVALGGEDRLEVLDLTRADRVAQIALRAGDEPRELVLLPDRRTLLVVNFRSRTASFVDGFSTMELGRADVGEAPWSVLLLRSGNRAVVVNRRSNSLSVIDLASRTVVATIPTDPEPLFAQTSRDGTRLYVIHAGSPYMIEYALPTFALTRRILVGLGATGVEVDSRTDLVYVARGGDPRIQVFDPFSMLPVDTFELPGWVSRMAIDAVQDQLFALMPGKRAVAVLDLTSRRLLSTIDVADDPYEVKLATERY; this is translated from the coding sequence ATGCGCTGGAGCCTCCTCGCCTGCACGCTCGCGCTCGCCGGCTGCGCCCTGGCGGGAAGGCCGCCCGTGAGCGCGCCGCCGCTGGACGGCGAGGGTCAGCTCTACGTCTACCTCCTGCCGCTGGCCCACGAGGCGGGCCGGCTCTCCTTCCAGATCGACGGCGCCGCGGCGCTGCTCGAGAGCGGCGAGGCGATCCCGCTGACGGTCCTCGGCCCCGAGGTCGGCGGCGCCGAGCAGCCCGCGCCCGAGCGGCTCCTCGCGCAGGGACGGCTGCCCCGAGGCAAGTACGTGGGGCTCGCGCTCACGCTCTCCCGGCCGCGGCTCCAGTCTCCGGAGGGCCGCACCGACCTGCTCCTCGAGGCCAACCCGTCCCGCGCCGACGTGGGCTTCGAGCTTCGCTCCGGCCAGGCCCTCGCGCTCGAGGTCTCGCTCGACGTGGCGACCTCGCTGGAGGCGGGCTTCCGCTTCGATCCGCGCTTCCACGCCGCCGTCCCCGCGCTCACCCCGGTGGCGCTCGTCGGCGCCTGCGTCAACACGCGCAGCAACGACCTCACCCTGTTCGACCTCCGCACCAAGCGCATCGGCGGCTACGTCGCGCTCGGTCAATCGCCCTACGGGCTCGCGCTCGACGCCGCGTCGAGCCGGGCCTACGTGGCGCTCGGCGGGGAGGACCGGCTCGAGGTCCTCGACCTCACCCGGGCCGACCGGGTCGCGCAGATCGCGCTCCGCGCCGGGGACGAGCCGCGGGAGCTGGTGCTCCTCCCGGACCGGCGGACGCTGCTCGTCGTCAACTTCCGCTCGCGGACGGCGAGCTTCGTGGACGGCTTCTCGACCATGGAGCTGGGCCGGGCCGACGTGGGCGAGGCGCCCTGGTCGGTGCTCCTGCTGCGCTCGGGCAACCGCGCGGTGGTGGTGAACCGCCGCTCCAACTCGCTCAGCGTCATCGACCTCGCTAGCCGGACGGTGGTGGCCACCATCCCGACCGACCCGGAGCCGCTCTTCGCCCAGACCAGCCGCGACGGCACGCGCCTGTACGTCATTCACGCCGGCTCGCCGTACATGATCGAGTACGCGCTCCCCACCTTCGCCCTCACGCGCCGGATCCTGGTGGGGCTGGGCGCGACGGGCGTCGAGGTGGACTCCCGGACCGACCTCGTCTACGTGGCGCGGGGCGGGGACCCGCGGATCCAGGTGTTCGACCCCTTCTCGATGCTCCCGGTGGACACCTTCGAGTTGCCGGGCTGGGTGTCGCGCATGGCCATCGACGCCGTCCAGGATCAGCTCTTCGCGCTGATGCCGGGGAAGCGCGCGGTGGCGGTCCTCGACCTCACCAGCCGCCGGCTGCTCTCCACCATCGACGTCGCGGACGATCCTTACGAGGTGAAGCTCGCGACGGAGCGATACTAG